In the genome of Nitrospira japonica, one region contains:
- the pgeF gene encoding peptidoglycan editing factor PgeF, translating to MHTNLPVITVPAFASSRDGVRHFFGTRRHADSLALAIGVPAAAAGSRGKGWLLSVKQVHGTDALVLDRPLIEGDRFDGGWDALVTDQPGVTVTVRTADCVPVLIYDRRRRAVAAVHAGWRGAVAEIVPKTIDLLMARFHVMSEDLRVSIGPSAGPCCYEVDEPVLSALRRQMPEWESVVRNAGEGRAQLDLKTLIRRQVERIGVAPLHVTSVNLCTICHDDLFYSYRREGRVNGTMVSGIMLMPRR from the coding sequence GTGCACACGAACCTTCCGGTCATCACCGTGCCGGCGTTCGCCTCCTCGCGGGACGGCGTCCGGCATTTTTTCGGCACGCGGCGGCATGCCGACAGCCTGGCGCTTGCGATCGGTGTGCCGGCTGCGGCTGCCGGGTCTCGCGGTAAGGGATGGCTATTATCCGTCAAGCAAGTCCATGGCACCGACGCATTGGTTCTCGACAGACCGTTGATCGAAGGTGACCGATTCGATGGGGGATGGGATGCATTGGTTACGGATCAGCCGGGAGTCACCGTGACGGTGCGGACGGCCGATTGTGTACCGGTTCTGATCTATGACCGACGCCGCCGGGCGGTCGCGGCCGTTCATGCTGGCTGGCGTGGTGCGGTGGCTGAGATCGTACCCAAGACGATTGACCTGCTCATGGCACGGTTTCACGTGATGTCCGAGGATCTCCGCGTCAGCATCGGACCTTCGGCCGGACCCTGTTGCTATGAAGTCGATGAGCCGGTCTTGAGCGCGTTGCGACGGCAGATGCCGGAATGGGAGTCCGTCGTTCGGAACGCCGGAGAGGGGCGGGCGCAGTTGGATCTCAAGACGTTGATTCGCAGGCAGGTGGAACGAATCGGCGTTGCGCCGCTCCACGTCACCTCCGTCAATTTGTGCACGATCTGTCACGACGACCTGTTTTACTCGTATCGACGGGAAGGGCGAGTGAACGGCACCATGGTCAGCGGCATCATGTTGATGCCGCGCCGTTAA
- a CDS encoding YggS family pyridoxal phosphate-dependent enzyme, which yields MDVRTADSIADRLRIVMDRIRQTALAVGRDPNGIRLVGATKKVSAERVREAVAAGLRVAGENRLQEAIPKIQALRDEPLRWHFIGHLQRRKVRDVVARFEVIHSVDTLELASEIDRRAQAAAIRQDVLLEVNVAGESTKAGFSPHQLEEQFAQFSGLTHLRIRGLMTIPPPVDDPEQARIHFRTLRELAGRLSALAVPEVAMTELSMGMSSDYEVAVEEGATLVRVGTAIFGRRDA from the coding sequence ATGGATGTGCGGACGGCCGATTCAATTGCAGACCGTCTCAGGATCGTGATGGATCGCATCAGGCAGACCGCCTTGGCCGTCGGGCGTGACCCGAACGGCATCCGTCTGGTGGGGGCCACGAAAAAGGTTTCCGCTGAGCGCGTTCGTGAAGCCGTTGCAGCAGGATTGCGCGTGGCGGGAGAGAATCGGCTGCAGGAGGCGATTCCCAAGATCCAGGCACTCCGCGACGAGCCGCTCCGGTGGCATTTCATCGGGCACCTGCAACGTCGCAAGGTCCGCGACGTCGTGGCGCGGTTCGAGGTCATTCATTCGGTGGACACTTTGGAACTGGCGTCGGAAATCGACCGACGGGCTCAGGCAGCCGCGATTCGCCAAGATGTCCTGCTGGAGGTCAATGTGGCCGGTGAGTCGACGAAGGCCGGATTCTCTCCGCATCAGCTTGAGGAGCAATTCGCACAATTCTCAGGACTGACGCACCTTCGTATCCGTGGACTGATGACGATTCCACCGCCGGTCGACGATCCGGAACAGGCGAGGATCCACTTCCGTACCCTCCGCGAGCTGGCCGGACGTTTGTCGGCCCTGGCTGTTCCCGAGGTGGCGATGACGGAGCTTTCGATGGGCATGTCGAGCGACTATGAGGTGGCGGTGGAAGAAGGGGCGACACTCGTCCGGGTCGGAACGGCGATTTTCGGGAGGCGGGATGCCTGA
- the proC gene encoding pyrroline-5-carboxylate reductase, with protein MPDPVISVGFVGGGQMAEAIVGGMLGAKLCSPQGLWATDPVAARRDQLKTLFGIRVGEDNRALTEWADLVILAVKPQVLPGVLKEIGSFLAGKLVVSIVAGLPIRVIAERAPGVRGIIRAMPNQPVFVREGMTALTGGHAAPAADLSFVRAMFEAVGRVVEVDERLMDAVTGLSGSGPAYVFQAIEALADGGVKMGLPRRTADLLAAQTVFGAARMVLESREHPASLKDRVASPGGTTIAGLHRLEQGGFRATLMGAVEAATKRSEELGR; from the coding sequence ATGCCTGATCCTGTCATATCGGTCGGCTTCGTCGGCGGCGGGCAGATGGCAGAGGCCATTGTCGGTGGGATGCTTGGTGCCAAGCTGTGCTCCCCTCAAGGGCTATGGGCGACCGATCCCGTCGCTGCAAGACGCGACCAGCTGAAAACTCTGTTCGGTATTCGCGTGGGTGAAGACAACCGCGCGTTGACGGAGTGGGCCGATCTGGTCATTCTGGCCGTCAAGCCACAAGTGCTTCCCGGCGTGTTGAAGGAGATCGGCTCCTTCCTTGCCGGCAAGCTGGTTGTTTCGATCGTCGCCGGCCTGCCGATTCGGGTGATTGCCGAACGGGCGCCGGGTGTCAGAGGGATCATCCGTGCCATGCCCAATCAGCCGGTGTTCGTGCGTGAAGGCATGACGGCGCTGACGGGTGGCCATGCCGCGCCCGCCGCCGATTTGAGTTTTGTGCGCGCGATGTTCGAAGCGGTAGGTCGGGTCGTGGAGGTGGATGAACGGCTAATGGATGCGGTGACCGGTCTCAGCGGAAGCGGTCCGGCATACGTGTTCCAAGCCATCGAGGCCTTGGCCGACGGGGGTGTAAAAATGGGATTGCCACGGCGCACCGCGGACCTATTGGCCGCGCAGACCGTGTTCGGCGCCGCGCGGATGGTACTGGAATCCCGTGAGCATCCGGCGAGCCTCAAAGACCGCGTGGCGTCACCCGGCGGGACGACGATTGCGGGCCTGCATCGGCTTGAACAGGGCGGCTTCCGTGCTACACTGATGGGGGCCGTCGAGGCGGCTACGAAGCGATCGGAAGAATTGGGACGCTGA
- a CDS encoding YggT family protein gives MFVGGNILQAVATVLDTVLWLYMWVIIARALISWVNPDPWNPIVQFLTRATEPVLAPIRRWVGWRMGIDLSPIIAILAITFLQLALVQTLRDIAVRLN, from the coding sequence ATGTTCGTCGGAGGCAACATCCTACAGGCGGTCGCGACCGTGTTGGATACGGTTCTCTGGCTGTATATGTGGGTCATCATCGCCAGGGCCCTGATCTCGTGGGTGAATCCGGATCCCTGGAACCCGATCGTGCAATTTCTCACGCGTGCGACCGAGCCGGTATTGGCCCCCATTCGCCGCTGGGTGGGGTGGCGGATGGGCATCGATCTGTCTCCTATAATCGCCATCCTTGCGATCACATTCCTGCAGCTGGCATTGGTCCAGACGCTCCGCGATATTGCCGTCCGGTTGAACTGA
- a CDS encoding DivIVA domain-containing protein, producing MKITPLDIQQMVFKTSFRGYDKEEVNRFLEEIAETVELLNRDNAVQREKIVLLEQQITELKRTEVTLSNTLVSAQSLAEDVKRSAQRESDLVIKEAELKAGEMIRQARVELHNTQRDLTALQKQRLLMVERLRATLRTFERMLEVEEQEAFSDAASTSENKLEGQSSQAL from the coding sequence ATGAAGATCACGCCGCTCGACATCCAGCAGATGGTGTTTAAGACCAGTTTCAGAGGTTACGACAAGGAAGAGGTCAACCGCTTTCTGGAAGAGATCGCGGAAACCGTCGAGTTGTTGAATCGAGACAACGCGGTACAGCGGGAGAAGATCGTCCTCCTTGAGCAGCAGATCACCGAACTTAAACGGACGGAAGTCACGCTGTCGAACACGCTGGTGTCCGCTCAATCACTCGCCGAGGACGTGAAGCGCAGCGCCCAGCGTGAATCCGATCTCGTCATCAAGGAAGCGGAACTCAAGGCGGGGGAAATGATCCGGCAGGCGCGGGTGGAGTTGCACAACACTCAGCGGGATCTGACGGCGCTTCAAAAGCAACGGCTCCTGATGGTGGAGCGGCTTCGCGCGACACTCCGCACGTTCGAGCGGATGTTGGAAGTCGAAGAGCAGGAAGCGTTCAGTGACGCGGCCTCCACGTCGGAGAACAAGCTCGAAGGACAGTCGAGTCAGGCGTTGTGA
- a CDS encoding serine hydrolase domain-containing protein, translated as MSLPSAIHAELRSAVNDGVFPGAVVAVRLRGQAPCLAAAGRLSSESDSQPVEVSTLYDLASLTKPLVTVTSILLLAQQAGLCLDDPIEKSLPELARSAVGRAPLSDLLAHSSGLPGWRPLYEKLYGDTPVTDPASQGIDPAAARSAVLNLIRDEPAVYVRGTRSLYSDLGFILLGFLIERTTGVLLDEWYRRAVTDPLGAVSLLFAPVSGMGISSDPSAGKAAGIAPTEYDSWRQRLLRGEVHDENAAALGGIAGHAGLFGTAEGVLAVSGAWLDAYHGNDRFFSPDLVRRFVTRQTNVPQSSWALGWDTPSVPSSSGSYFSECSFGHLGYTGTSVWVDPTRKLEVVILSNRVHPSRRNEKIREFRPRLHDLIIREFALFEKGQAGSG; from the coding sequence ATGAGTTTGCCCTCTGCGATTCATGCGGAACTGCGATCCGCCGTGAACGACGGCGTATTTCCGGGTGCCGTTGTGGCGGTTCGGCTGCGGGGACAGGCGCCCTGTCTTGCCGCGGCGGGACGGCTGTCTTCGGAATCCGATAGCCAGCCGGTGGAAGTCTCCACCCTCTACGATCTCGCGTCGCTGACCAAACCGCTGGTGACCGTCACCTCGATCCTGCTGCTTGCGCAACAGGCCGGACTTTGCCTCGATGATCCAATTGAAAAAAGCCTGCCGGAGCTTGCGCGCAGCGCCGTGGGACGAGCCCCATTGAGCGATCTGCTGGCGCACAGTTCAGGTCTTCCCGGATGGCGGCCGTTGTATGAAAAATTGTATGGAGACACCCCAGTGACGGACCCCGCGTCTCAGGGTATCGATCCGGCAGCCGCACGATCCGCGGTGCTGAATCTGATTCGCGATGAACCGGCGGTCTATGTCAGAGGGACGAGGAGCCTGTATAGCGATCTGGGATTCATCCTTCTCGGATTTCTCATTGAACGGACGACGGGGGTTTTATTGGACGAGTGGTATCGTCGTGCAGTGACGGATCCCCTCGGGGCAGTGTCGTTGCTGTTTGCTCCCGTCTCCGGAATGGGCATCTCGAGCGATCCGTCCGCGGGTAAAGCCGCGGGGATTGCACCGACCGAGTACGATTCCTGGCGGCAGAGATTGCTGAGGGGAGAAGTCCATGACGAGAATGCCGCGGCTCTGGGAGGGATCGCGGGCCATGCAGGGCTTTTCGGAACGGCCGAAGGCGTCCTTGCCGTTTCCGGAGCGTGGTTGGATGCCTACCACGGCAATGACCGCTTCTTCTCCCCGGACCTGGTTCGCCGGTTTGTGACCCGGCAGACTAACGTTCCGCAATCCAGTTGGGCGCTGGGGTGGGATACCCCGTCCGTGCCGTCGTCTTCAGGCAGCTATTTCTCGGAATGTTCCTTTGGGCATCTCGGATACACCGGCACCTCGGTCTGGGTGGATCCGACTCGAAAGCTCGAGGTCGTAATCCTGTCGAACCGTGTGCATCCAAGCAGACGAAACGAGAAGATTCGGGAGTTTCGCCCGCGTCTTCACGATTTGATCATTCGGGAGTTCGCGTTGTTCGAGAAAGGTCAGGCCGGATCGGGATAG
- a CDS encoding CDP-alcohol phosphatidyltransferase family protein → MNIPNSLTLLRILLIPVYIGLLVYEEFDQALLVLLAAGVTDALDGTIARAANQKTRLGAFLDPLADKLLLTSGFITLSTIHLIPSWVTILVVSRDVMLLLGTAVAQLTETEIDITPTFLGKGTTFLQLSYVLLVIFLSSRQIDLQYLHPLLFGMAAFTLLSGFHYLYRGYRRAGSVGL, encoded by the coding sequence ATGAATATTCCCAACAGTTTGACTCTGCTGCGCATTCTCTTGATCCCCGTGTATATCGGCCTGCTCGTCTATGAGGAATTCGATCAGGCTCTGTTGGTGTTGCTGGCGGCAGGAGTCACCGACGCGCTCGACGGCACCATCGCCAGGGCCGCCAATCAGAAAACCCGCCTCGGAGCTTTCCTCGACCCTCTGGCCGACAAACTGCTGTTGACGTCCGGATTCATCACACTATCGACGATTCATCTCATACCCTCGTGGGTCACCATCCTCGTGGTCAGCCGAGACGTGATGCTTTTGCTGGGCACCGCGGTTGCGCAGCTGACAGAGACGGAGATCGATATCACGCCGACCTTTCTCGGAAAAGGCACGACGTTCCTGCAGCTCTCCTATGTCCTTCTGGTGATTTTCTTGAGTTCCCGCCAGATTGATCTGCAGTACCTTCACCCCTTGCTCTTCGGCATGGCGGCATTCACGCTGCTCTCAGGATTTCACTACCTCTATCGTGGCTATCGACGGGCCGGTTCCGTCGGCCTGTAA
- a CDS encoding type II secretion system F family protein yields the protein MATFAYVGRSRSGAVRKGELSAKNRDEAVDQLRKQSIVVTSLDEKAGKSGFNLSFGNGLTDKDLVVFTRQFGTMINAGLPLVQCLEILSTQSENKALRESVGEVKVQVEAGSTFSDALRRHPKVFDDLYVNMVHAGEVGGLLDTILTRLAKHIEKAMKLKGQIKSAMVYPAAILGVAGVVITVLMIWVIPIFAKMFDELSSGKVGLPGPTQLVIDISNAFQSYWYVAAGLVAGLIFGVKKYYATPKGRMAIDKFLLKTPVFGDLIRKASVAKFTRTLGTLLSSGVPLLDGLIICAKTSGNKVIEEALLNARVSISGGKTIADPLTQSQVFPKMVTHMIAVGESTGALDAMLGKIADFYEDEVDQAVASLTSLLEPMMMVFLGVVIGFIVIAMYLPIFKMASAIG from the coding sequence ATGGCGACCTTCGCATATGTCGGGCGCTCCCGGTCCGGTGCCGTCAGGAAAGGCGAGCTTTCCGCCAAGAACCGTGACGAAGCCGTCGATCAGCTCCGCAAACAAAGCATCGTCGTCACCAGTCTCGATGAAAAGGCCGGAAAATCCGGATTCAACCTCAGCTTCGGGAACGGCCTGACCGACAAAGATCTTGTGGTTTTTACCCGTCAGTTTGGCACGATGATCAACGCCGGGCTTCCGCTGGTGCAGTGTCTGGAAATTCTCTCCACGCAATCGGAAAACAAGGCCCTGCGCGAGTCGGTCGGGGAGGTCAAGGTGCAGGTTGAGGCGGGTTCTACGTTTTCCGATGCCCTGCGCCGCCATCCCAAGGTGTTCGACGATCTGTACGTGAACATGGTGCATGCCGGTGAAGTCGGCGGTCTGCTCGATACGATTCTGACCAGATTGGCGAAGCACATCGAGAAGGCCATGAAGCTCAAGGGGCAAATCAAATCCGCCATGGTCTATCCGGCGGCCATTCTCGGCGTCGCGGGAGTCGTCATCACCGTGCTTATGATCTGGGTGATTCCAATCTTCGCAAAAATGTTCGACGAATTGTCGAGCGGTAAAGTGGGATTGCCGGGCCCTACGCAGCTGGTCATCGATATCAGCAATGCTTTCCAATCCTATTGGTATGTGGCGGCGGGACTGGTCGCAGGCCTGATATTCGGTGTGAAGAAATACTATGCGACGCCCAAGGGCCGGATGGCGATCGACAAGTTCTTGCTGAAGACCCCTGTGTTCGGGGATCTTATTCGAAAAGCCTCGGTAGCTAAATTCACGCGGACGCTTGGCACCCTGCTGTCGAGCGGCGTACCGCTGCTGGACGGCCTCATTATTTGTGCCAAGACTTCCGGCAATAAGGTGATCGAAGAAGCCTTGTTGAACGCCAGGGTCAGCATCAGCGGCGGTAAGACGATCGCCGATCCCCTGACCCAAAGCCAGGTGTTTCCGAAGATGGTCACGCACATGATCGCCGTCGGAGAGTCGACGGGCGCGCTGGATGCGATGCTGGGGAAGATCGCAGACTTCTACGAGGATGAAGTCGACCAGGCGGTCGCCTCCCTCACGTCGTTACTCGAGCCGATGATGATGGTGTTCCTGGGGGTAGTCATCGGGTTCATCGTCATCGCCATGTACCTTCCCATCTTCAAGATGGCGTCGGCGATCGGGTAG
- a CDS encoding two-component system sensor histidine kinase NtrB: MSDGMDELRARLRWLMAFRVAIVTVMLGLSLVFQATKGEQVDTYYALIILTYAVTIPSALVLPSLTAPASLTVFFWAQVGIDFLLETVLVVRTGGVDSPFAVLYVMTVTVASLVPRKRVGLFAACGCIILFGAVTNVQLYGLADGWDWGSKSQLTAPETFQTFGAYALALLVVGLLSGTLADQLQQADRSLREKEQGLTRLQAFHENIVQSISSGVFTADGSGAITSFNPAAQEATGYTLSQVLRCQWREVFNWHPAQPLHDGAGMAAVSRFEVECKRADGNRLVLGMTVSPLHEQGQQEGLVGVFKDLTQIRDLEEEMRRKEWLANLGEMSAGMAHEIRNPLGALAGAMQMLRKEAAADDTDRRLMDIAIREATRLDSIITEFLQYARPPALNLAESDINKVLAETLDLVQHEARTRSNITIVTTLASGSLIAQIDQNQMRQVFWNLATNAFEAMPDGGQLTIATGCRQIDAGGRKGEVIEISFQDQGQGIPKANLDKIFLPFFTTKKAGSGLGLAAVHRIVDLHGGWIKVESERQQGTRFVVCMPRSGDDGVRLWHEGRTPWKRS, encoded by the coding sequence TTGTCTGACGGCATGGATGAATTGCGGGCCAGACTGCGCTGGTTAATGGCATTCCGGGTGGCGATTGTCACCGTGATGCTCGGCTTGTCCCTGGTCTTTCAAGCCACAAAAGGGGAACAAGTCGACACGTACTATGCGCTCATCATCCTGACCTACGCGGTTACGATTCCATCCGCCCTCGTACTGCCCTCTCTCACCGCCCCCGCAAGTCTCACGGTATTTTTCTGGGCGCAAGTCGGGATCGATTTTCTATTGGAAACCGTGCTGGTGGTGAGAACCGGGGGCGTCGACAGCCCGTTTGCAGTTCTCTATGTCATGACGGTGACGGTCGCGAGTCTTGTGCCGCGAAAACGCGTCGGACTGTTCGCGGCCTGTGGCTGCATCATCTTGTTCGGCGCGGTGACGAACGTTCAACTCTACGGGCTTGCTGACGGATGGGACTGGGGGTCGAAGAGCCAATTGACCGCGCCCGAGACGTTTCAGACCTTCGGCGCATATGCCCTGGCGCTTCTGGTCGTAGGACTGCTCAGTGGAACCCTGGCCGATCAACTTCAGCAAGCTGACCGGTCGTTGCGTGAAAAGGAACAGGGACTGACCAGACTTCAGGCGTTTCATGAGAACATCGTCCAGAGTATCAGTAGCGGAGTATTCACCGCCGATGGAAGCGGGGCGATCACATCGTTCAACCCGGCTGCGCAGGAGGCGACGGGCTACACGCTATCTCAAGTGCTCAGGTGCCAGTGGCGCGAGGTATTCAACTGGCATCCTGCCCAACCACTGCACGACGGCGCCGGCATGGCGGCCGTGAGCCGTTTTGAAGTGGAATGCAAACGCGCGGATGGAAACCGGCTCGTCCTGGGTATGACGGTGTCTCCACTGCACGAACAAGGGCAACAGGAGGGGTTAGTGGGAGTTTTCAAGGACCTGACGCAGATCAGGGATCTAGAGGAGGAAATGCGCCGAAAAGAATGGCTGGCCAACTTGGGTGAAATGTCGGCCGGCATGGCTCACGAGATTCGTAACCCGCTGGGCGCGCTCGCGGGAGCCATGCAGATGCTCCGGAAGGAAGCGGCGGCGGACGACACGGATCGGAGATTGATGGATATCGCGATCAGGGAAGCGACGCGATTGGATTCAATCATCACGGAATTTCTACAGTATGCCCGTCCCCCGGCGCTTAATCTGGCGGAGTCCGATATCAACAAAGTCCTTGCCGAGACTCTGGATCTGGTCCAACATGAAGCACGGACCCGCTCGAACATCACGATCGTGACCACACTCGCATCCGGTTCGCTCATCGCCCAGATTGATCAGAATCAAATGCGACAGGTCTTTTGGAACCTCGCCACAAATGCTTTTGAAGCTATGCCGGACGGCGGGCAGTTGACCATCGCCACCGGATGTCGGCAGATCGACGCGGGAGGTCGAAAAGGAGAAGTCATCGAGATCTCGTTTCAGGACCAGGGGCAAGGGATTCCAAAAGCGAATCTCGACAAGATTTTTCTCCCGTTTTTCACGACCAAGAAAGCGGGATCCGGATTGGGCTTGGCAGCGGTCCATCGTATCGTCGACCTGCACGGAGGATGGATTAAGGTGGAAAGCGAACGACAGCAGGGAACTCGTTTCGTCGTGTGCATGCCCCGTTCCGGGGACGACGGCGTACGGCTTTGGCATGAGGGGCGAACACCGTGGAAAAGATCCTAG
- a CDS encoding sigma-54-dependent transcriptional regulator: MEKILVVDDEKSLREVMSIMLKRAGYAVTEAADGEEAIGQVNKDIFDLVITDLRMPKAGGMDVLKAVKSSSPDTVVLVVTAFATADSAVEAMKQGAYDYLTKPFQVDEVQLIIRNALEKRRLSTENMLLKREMASQSSFAQIVGQSEAMQKVFDVVRKVADAKSNVLICGESGTGKELVARAIHYNSARSTMPFVAVNCSAVPETLLESELFGHMKGSFTGAVANKAGLFEVANGGTIFLDEIGDTTPAIQVKLLRVIQEREFRRVGGNQDMKVDVRIIAATNRDLEKAVADGSFREDLYYRLDVIPIRLPPLRLRTGDIPLLVKHFLEKFAQDSGKAAPVLTPEAMHVLLGHEWRGNVRELENLIERVVAFAAGGPVREHDIRGWLHHSVTSQAQQGIPADLPEDGLDLEGLINGIEKDLLMKALERTRWVKKKAARLLRLNTRSFRYRLEKYAIKGGRD; encoded by the coding sequence GTGGAAAAGATCCTAGTCGTCGATGACGAGAAGAGTCTCCGTGAAGTGATGAGCATCATGCTCAAGCGGGCCGGGTACGCCGTCACGGAGGCGGCCGACGGTGAAGAGGCCATCGGCCAGGTCAACAAGGACATCTTCGATCTGGTCATTACCGATTTGCGCATGCCGAAGGCCGGCGGAATGGATGTCCTCAAAGCGGTGAAATCCTCTTCGCCGGATACGGTGGTGCTGGTCGTGACGGCCTTCGCGACGGCGGACTCGGCCGTCGAGGCCATGAAGCAGGGAGCGTACGACTATCTCACCAAGCCGTTTCAAGTCGACGAGGTTCAACTCATCATCCGCAATGCACTTGAGAAGCGCCGGTTGTCCACCGAGAACATGCTCCTCAAGCGCGAGATGGCCAGTCAGTCGTCTTTTGCGCAGATCGTCGGCCAAAGCGAAGCGATGCAGAAGGTCTTCGACGTGGTGCGGAAGGTGGCGGATGCCAAGAGCAATGTGCTCATCTGCGGAGAAAGCGGGACCGGAAAGGAACTGGTCGCGCGGGCCATTCACTACAACAGCGCCCGCAGCACGATGCCGTTCGTCGCGGTGAACTGTAGCGCCGTGCCCGAGACATTGCTCGAAAGCGAGCTGTTCGGCCATATGAAGGGATCGTTTACCGGCGCCGTGGCGAACAAGGCCGGATTGTTCGAAGTCGCGAACGGGGGCACGATCTTCCTCGACGAGATCGGCGATACGACCCCGGCCATTCAGGTGAAGCTCCTGCGAGTGATTCAGGAGCGGGAGTTCCGGCGCGTCGGTGGCAATCAGGACATGAAGGTCGATGTCCGCATCATTGCGGCCACCAACCGTGACCTGGAGAAGGCCGTGGCGGACGGATCGTTTCGGGAAGACCTCTACTATCGGCTCGACGTCATCCCCATCCGCCTGCCTCCGCTACGGCTCCGGACTGGCGATATCCCTCTCCTGGTCAAACATTTTCTGGAAAAGTTCGCGCAGGACAGCGGAAAGGCGGCGCCGGTTCTGACTCCCGAGGCCATGCACGTTCTGCTCGGTCATGAATGGCGCGGCAACGTCCGTGAGCTCGAAAATTTGATCGAGCGCGTGGTCGCGTTTGCAGCCGGAGGACCGGTCAGGGAGCACGATATTCGTGGATGGCTGCACCACTCGGTGACGTCGCAAGCGCAGCAGGGAATTCCGGCGGACCTCCCGGAGGACGGCCTGGACTTGGAAGGGCTGATCAACGGCATCGAGAAGGATCTGCTGATGAAAGCGCTGGAACGGACGAGATGGGTCAAGAAGAAGGCTGCGCGGCTTCTGAGGCTTAACACCCGATCCTTTCGGTATCGGCTGGAGAAGTATGCTATAAAAGGAGGTCGTGACTAA
- the ispE gene encoding 4-(cytidine 5'-diphospho)-2-C-methyl-D-erythritol kinase codes for MTNRASVSEPTGLSSVVTVSAPAKINLILRILDRRPDGYHNVWSIMQTVALVDEVRLRLSHTGQVRLRCDSSELSGDHNNLVHKAAVAVLERAGTAVGLDIELKKMIPLGAGLGGGSSDAAATIVGLNRLLRLEWSQMEMRNIAQTLGSDVPFFLFAPSAVVAGRGEAVKPVAVQNARWAVLVNPGFGVETRWAYHELATSRQGVRPLSDRQRRLDEQTQVDWPQLKAAAENDFESPVFAKHPALGAIKQTLLSRGAEIALLSGSGATVFGLYGDEQSARRAQTEFLSDSRLKTFVVPTCSGPLIAS; via the coding sequence GTGACTAACCGTGCCTCCGTATCCGAACCAACTGGCCTCTCTTCCGTCGTCACCGTTTCGGCTCCCGCCAAAATCAATCTCATCCTTCGGATCCTAGACCGTCGCCCCGACGGGTATCACAACGTCTGGTCGATCATGCAGACCGTCGCCTTGGTAGACGAAGTGCGTCTTCGGCTGTCCCATACGGGACAGGTTCGTCTTCGATGCGATTCGTCGGAGTTGTCAGGCGATCACAACAATCTCGTCCATAAGGCCGCGGTCGCCGTATTGGAACGAGCCGGGACGGCGGTGGGGCTCGACATCGAGCTCAAGAAAATGATTCCGCTGGGGGCGGGTCTGGGCGGAGGGAGCAGCGATGCGGCTGCGACAATCGTCGGTCTGAATCGGCTGCTGAGGCTCGAATGGTCCCAGATGGAGATGCGGAACATTGCGCAGACGCTGGGCAGCGATGTACCGTTTTTCCTCTTCGCGCCGTCGGCGGTCGTTGCAGGACGAGGGGAAGCGGTCAAGCCGGTAGCCGTTCAAAATGCCCGCTGGGCCGTTCTGGTGAATCCGGGATTCGGCGTTGAGACCAGATGGGCCTATCACGAACTGGCTACGTCACGGCAGGGGGTGAGGCCTCTGTCGGACAGGCAGCGCCGATTGGACGAACAGACTCAAGTGGATTGGCCGCAGCTCAAGGCGGCGGCGGAGAATGACTTCGAATCGCCGGTGTTCGCCAAACATCCGGCTTTGGGAGCAATCAAACAAACGCTCCTCTCACGGGGGGCCGAAATCGCGCTTCTGTCGGGCAGCGGAGCCACGGTGTTCGGATTGTATGGGGACGAACAGTCTGCTCGACGCGCGCAGACGGAATTCCTATCGGATAGCCGGTTGAAAACCTTCGTGGTTCCGACCTGTTCGGGCCCCCTCATTGCCTCCTAG